TATCATTCTCGGGATCGACAGAAAAAGAAACAATCTGTATTTCCGGATTATTCAGAAAACGTTCCTGTACACGGGTCATCTGGGATGACATCTTTTTACATATTCCCGGACAACGTGTAAAGAAAAAATCGGCGACAACAACTTTTCCTTTTAGCGAGGCTCCTTTTACCTGCTTACCGTCCTGATTGGTTAGCTTAAAGTCGGGTACAGTATGAAATAAGGTATCTGCAATCTCTTTTCCTTTCACAATTTGCTTTCCTACTTTAACTTGTCCACTAGCTGAGTCAATAACAGGATAATACCGGCCAATGGAGTAATGGTTCTTACCGGAGTTGCGTAGAAACAGAAATAATAAAGCCGGTAATGCCAAAAGGATCAGCAATATACCGGCTTGTTTAAGATTTTTCATTCTAAAGATATTCGGGTGATTTTATCGGATAGAAACAGTATAAAGGATAAATTTTTATACTGCTGCTAAGTTACAAACTCTATTTCATTAAACAGAGTTTCCGAAAAATCTAAAAACGTATATTCTTATTGAAAGAATCGCAGTTCAAAGATAGAACTTCCTTCTACCAGCAATGCGACCAATAACCAAACTACGAAAATCAAAGGAATCAGAATAGACCAGATCAACATCTTCACTTCCCCTTTCAAGTGCATAAATTCTGATACTATAAAGAATGCCTTTACAATCGTTAAAGCTACGAACACGGCTACTTTGAAAGTATGCCAATGTGTAGGAACCATAAATGCAATAGCGAATTCCAAAACAGTGATTCCCAGCAAAATCCAGAATGTACGCCAGATAGCCTGCGTCTGTGCTTTTGGAATTTCGCGGTGTGGTGTATCTAAAGCTTCTGTTGCCATATATATCGTTTCTATAAAATATTAGTAATTACTTAAATCTTCCCTACAAATAAGATGTACAATTATTGACAGGAAAGTGGATAAAATCTAAAAATTATACCAGATAGAAGAAGGTAAACACGAATACCCATACGAGGTCTACAAAGTGCCAGTACAAACCTACTTTCTCTACCATTTCATAATGTCCACGACGATCGTATACACCCATGGTTGTGTTATAGAAAATAAGGATGTTCAGAATAACACCACTAAATACGTGTGTACCATGGAAACCTGTAATGAAGAAGAACAGGTCAGCAAACAATGGAGGTCCATATTGGTTTTCTACCAGATTAGCACCAACCACTTCTTTTGTAATCCATTTGCCATCTGAAAAAACTTTCATCAATGTACCATGTCCTTCTGTACCTGTAATGAAGTGAGTCCATTCCCAAGCCTGGCATCCCAGAAAGGTAAATCCACCCAGAATAGTCCACAACATCCATTTTTCAACATCTTTCTGATCCATACGGTGACCAGCTTCTACAGCCAATACCATAGTTACAGAACTCATGATTAGAATAAACGTCATTATACCTACAAACACCAGCGGTGCATGCAATCCATGAAAAAATGGAATAGCGTCAAACACATGATCAGGAACGGGCCAGTATTCTGTAGAGAATGAAAATTCTGCACCATGTTGCTTAGGATCATAAGCATGAGCACCAAAACGGTTCAAGCCATAGGTAATCAATAATGCAGAAAATGTAAATGCGTCAGAAAGCAGGAAGAACCACATCATCAACTTGCCATAGCTGGCTTTCATCGGCTCCATGCCTCCGCCCCATAACTTTTTAGAAGAAACTTCTTGTGTTGCAACTGTTGCCATATCAGGAGTGTAAAATATAAATTGTATTTGGTAAATAGCGTATTCTAAAACTGGGTCAAAAATAATATCTTTTTTGAAATGAAAACTGTATTCTTCACACTTTTCAGTTTATATCAATGTACCTTTTTCATTTCCCGGCAAAAATATATTCTATCTTTTTATATCCTATATAAATCTGTTAATGATTTATTAAAAGGAAGATAAATAAATATACCCAGAGAAAATCAAGGAAGTGCCAGTAGGTAGTACACATATCCATCCGGTTCATGGCTTTGGCATGAATTTCATCCCGGAAGGTAGCAATCAGCACTAACAGCAGAAACACAATCCCTGTTACCAGGTGGAAGATGTGCAATCCGGTCATAATATACAGAAAAGAGCCAGAAGGATTACTGGTAGCTCCTCCTAACCAAATGTGTCGTTGCTGTAAATCCTGCCATCCAATGTATTGAGCAACAATAAATGCCACCCCCAGCAAGAATGTAATAACCATAGAAATTTTCAGCATTCCCAGGTTATCTTTTTTAGCAGAGTAATGAGCCCATTGCATTGTTATACTGCTTAACAGGATAATTACAGAGGAAGTCCAGAAAACTTGTGGTAATTCAAACTCCAACCAGTTTCCATCTCCTTTCCGTACAATATAGGCACTGCTCATCGCAGCAAAAATCATAATTATACTTACGATAAACAACCACAAAGCAAACTTTTTAGGGTTCATCGAAAGCGTCTCCTGAGGTTCCTCAGGAATCGCGTTATAGCCTGAAATTTCAATCTTCTGTGACATATCCTTACAAATTCAGTTATATTATTGAGTAAGTTTCTACTTTTCTTTACTTAACAAATTCTTTTTAGATTTTATCCAATAAGAATGCAATCTGTACAACGGGTAAGTATAAGAAAGACCCAAACATCATTTTCAATGCAGCTTTATCTGTTTGCGTACGCATCAGATGGAAAGTTTGAGCAAGGAAAAGAATTCCACAAACCATAGCAATAATAGCAGAATTGATACCTGTCATACCTAATTTTAATGGCACCCAGCTTAAAGGCAGTAAGAACAATGTATAAATCATAATCTGTACTGCTGTATCAAAGCCTTTTTCTCCCTGTGCCGGTAATAATTTGAATCCAGCCCTACGATAATCCTCATCTGCTACCCAGGCAATAGCCCAGAAATGAGGAAACTGCCAAAAAAATTGAATTGCGAACAAAATACCTGGCTCCCATCCAAAATGATTAGTAGCAGCCAGCCAGCCAATCATAGGAGGAAATGCACCTGGAAACGCACCAACAAACACTGCTACAGGTCCTACTCTCTTAAGCGGAGTATATACAAACCCATACAGAATAAATGATACTAAGGCAATACCTGCTGTTTTATAATTAAATGCTGTAATAAAAATGAACATAGACAAAGCCAACATCAGGATTACAAATCCCCAGGCTTCCGAAATACTTAACCGGCCTGTTGGCAAAGGACGTCCGGCAGTTCTTTTCATCAGCTTGTCCAGTTCCACTTCTTTTATCTGGTTTACTGTATTAGCAGCAGAAGTAATTGCATATCCTGCTACTGCAAACAATGCAAAATGCACCCAGTCAATAGGTCTCTGAATACCCAACAAATAGCCAAAACTGGATGAAAACACCACAGTCAACGAAAGTCTGAACTTGGTTAGCTCAAAAAAAGCTTTCAGTTTGCCTGCAAAACTTATATCAATACTCGAATCAGATACAATCATTATTAGATAACTTCTACTTAACTTTTACAGTTTGGTTTAAATCATTTCTGGTTTTAAAACAGGCTGTTCCTTTTTAAGAACCCCATGAGGAGGATTAATAGCAAGAAACAAGATAAACTGTATCCCTATTGCTCCTACAGCTAAAAATAAATGTATAGGTTGTAAGAAGGCAGGAATACTAAAATATGCCATACAGGCCCCTGTAATTACTTCTATAATAGTTATCGCCACTAATACTTTTGCCCATCGCTTTACCAATGTATCTGAAGAAACATATTTCTTCAGGAGAAAAAGCAAATAGACATTGCTGACAAGAACCACCAGAGAAAATGAACGATGAATATAAAATACCCATCCTAATTGTTCAATCCATTCATTGCGCATTAGATGCTGCATTTTGCTGATTACAACATCTATCGCCTCTCTCACCCGTGTCCCTAGAACGATCTGAACCAGCGATAAGAAAATAACCCATACCAGAAATGCGTTAATTATTTTCTTTTTTGGTATAGATTGTAATTTTCTTGGTGTACTAAAAGACCGGATAACTACATAAATCAATAACAAAGCTATTGCAATAGCCAGAATCATATGAATGGTTATCGTTCCCGGAAGAAGGTTTGTTGAAACAATAACAGATCCGAGCCATCCCTGAAAACCTACCAAAAACAAGTTGAGAAGACTTATAAAAGAAATAGTCTTGTCTCGTTTCCAGTAAGAAAACGACAGGACTGTTGTTCCAGCGATAAATATTCCTACTAATACACCAAACAATCGGTTTACATATTCAATCCAGGTTTTTACCGGATTAAACTCTGCTTCGATATAAATAGATGGATCCGATAAAATCCTGTTTCCTACTTCCGTAAAACCTAACTTATCCAGATATCCGGCAAGCCTTTCATTCTTTTGCTTACGCTTTTGAACATAAGTATCCTTATAATCAACTGGAAGTTGTGAAGAATCTGTAGGAGGAACCCAGCTACCAAAACATTTAGGCCAATCCGGACAACCCATTCCCGAACCTGTTGTTCGAACAATACTCCCAATGGCAATCAATAAATAGACAAAAACAACAGTTATAATACCCCATTTCTGGAAAGCATTATAACTGTTGTTTGAAAATTTACTCATGATATTAATGTGCTGATTTTACTTCTGGTGTATCTGTGTATAATTCTTCATCGTCTACTTCGTGCGGCAGATTCGACTCAGGAGTTGCAGCATATGGTACAGTTTGAGGAATAAAGTCTTCCTGCGCACCTGGCTTGCTGTAATCATATGGCCAGCGATAAACTGTAGGAATTTCACCTACCCAGTTACCATGTCCTGGATTAACAGGAGCAGTCCACTCCAACGTTGTAGAATGCCATGGGTTCTGAGGAGCTTTTCTTCCTTTGAAGATACTATAGAAGAAGTTGAAAGCAAAAATCAGTTGAGATGAGAATGTTACGATAGCCGCAATACTGATAAACATATTCAGATCAGTAAAGGACTTAGAGAAATCAAAGTTTGTGAAAGAATAATATCTTCTTGGGAAACCAGCAATACCGATGTAGTGCATTGGGAAGAATACCATATACACACCGATAAATGTCATCCAGAAGTGTACATATCCTAATTTCTCATCCATCATTCTTCCGAACATTTTAGGGAACCAGTGATACACACCAGCCATCATTCCAAAGAATGACGCAGATCCCATTACAAGGTGAAAGTGAGCAACAACGAAATAGGTATCATGTAATTGAATATCAATAGCAGAGTTTCCTAATGCAACACCTGTCAAACCACCTGAAATAAACAAAGAAACCAAACCGATTGAGAACAACATAGCAGGTGTAAACACGATATTACCACGCCATAAGGTTGTAATATAATTGAAGGCTTTCACCGCAGAAGGTACCGCAATAATCAATGTAAGAAACATAAATATTGATCCAAGGAATGGATTCATACCTGTTACGAACATGTGATGAGCCCATACAATGAAAGATAACACCATGATAGCCAACATTGAGACAATCATTGCACGATATCCAAAGATAGGCTTACGAGAGTTAGTAGCAATAATCTCAGATGTAATACCCAATGCAGGTAACAATACGATATACACTTCAGGGTGTCCTAAGAACCAGAATAAGTGTTGGAACAAAATTGGGCTACCACCTCTGTTATCCAAAGCCTGACCAGCTACATATAAATCCGACAGGAAGAAACTTGTATGAAACTCGCGATCAAAGATCAGAAGTAATGCAGCAGAGAAGAGAACAGGAAATGACAGAAGTCCGATAATTGCAGTAATGAAGAACGCCCATACTGTCAATGGCAGACGAGAGAATGACATACCTTTTGTACGTAGGTTAATTACAGTTGTAACATAATTAACCCCTCCCAGTAACTGAGATATAATAAAGAAGGCCATACTAACCAACCATAAAGTCATCCCCAATTCTGAGCCTGGGTTTGCTGTTTTTACAGCGCTCAACGGAGGATAGACTGTCCAGCCACCCCCTGCAGGGCCTGTGCTCAAGAACAATGAACCAAACATTAATACACTAGATAGGAAGAAGAACCAGAATGATAACATATTCATGAATCCTGAAGCCAT
This genomic stretch from Xanthocytophaga agilis harbors:
- a CDS encoding SCO family protein, with protein sequence MKNLKQAGILLILLALPALLFLFLRNSGKNHYSIGRYYPVIDSASGQVKVGKQIVKGKEIADTLFHTVPDFKLTNQDGKQVKGASLKGKVVVADFFFTRCPGICKKMSSQMTRVQERFLNNPEIQIVSFSVDPENDTVPALRNYADMYDIKTDKWQLLTGDKPQIYHLAKYGYFVTAKENDPTAQNLEDQFVHTDKFVLIDKGGVIRGYYNGTNRKDVDRLITEIDILLQEYEQ
- a CDS encoding cytochrome C oxidase subunit IV family protein is translated as MATEALDTPHREIPKAQTQAIWRTFWILLGITVLEFAIAFMVPTHWHTFKVAVFVALTIVKAFFIVSEFMHLKGEVKMLIWSILIPLIFVVWLLVALLVEGSSIFELRFFQ
- a CDS encoding cytochrome c oxidase subunit 3, translated to MATVATQEVSSKKLWGGGMEPMKASYGKLMMWFFLLSDAFTFSALLITYGLNRFGAHAYDPKQHGAEFSFSTEYWPVPDHVFDAIPFFHGLHAPLVFVGIMTFILIMSSVTMVLAVEAGHRMDQKDVEKWMLWTILGGFTFLGCQAWEWTHFITGTEGHGTLMKVFSDGKWITKEVVGANLVENQYGPPLFADLFFFITGFHGTHVFSGVILNILIFYNTTMGVYDRRGHYEMVEKVGLYWHFVDLVWVFVFTFFYLV
- a CDS encoding cytochrome c oxidase subunit 3, which translates into the protein MSQKIEISGYNAIPEEPQETLSMNPKKFALWLFIVSIIMIFAAMSSAYIVRKGDGNWLEFELPQVFWTSSVIILLSSITMQWAHYSAKKDNLGMLKISMVITFLLGVAFIVAQYIGWQDLQQRHIWLGGATSNPSGSFLYIMTGLHIFHLVTGIVFLLLVLIATFRDEIHAKAMNRMDMCTTYWHFLDFLWVYLFIFLLINH
- the cyoE gene encoding heme o synthase, which encodes MIVSDSSIDISFAGKLKAFFELTKFRLSLTVVFSSSFGYLLGIQRPIDWVHFALFAVAGYAITSAANTVNQIKEVELDKLMKRTAGRPLPTGRLSISEAWGFVILMLALSMFIFITAFNYKTAGIALVSFILYGFVYTPLKRVGPVAVFVGAFPGAFPPMIGWLAATNHFGWEPGILFAIQFFWQFPHFWAIAWVADEDYRRAGFKLLPAQGEKGFDTAVQIMIYTLFLLPLSWVPLKLGMTGINSAIIAMVCGILFLAQTFHLMRTQTDKAALKMMFGSFLYLPVVQIAFLLDKI
- a CDS encoding COX15/CtaA family protein encodes the protein MSKFSNNSYNAFQKWGIITVVFVYLLIAIGSIVRTTGSGMGCPDWPKCFGSWVPPTDSSQLPVDYKDTYVQKRKQKNERLAGYLDKLGFTEVGNRILSDPSIYIEAEFNPVKTWIEYVNRLFGVLVGIFIAGTTVLSFSYWKRDKTISFISLLNLFLVGFQGWLGSVIVSTNLLPGTITIHMILAIAIALLLIYVVIRSFSTPRKLQSIPKKKIINAFLVWVIFLSLVQIVLGTRVREAIDVVISKMQHLMRNEWIEQLGWVFYIHRSFSLVVLVSNVYLLFLLKKYVSSDTLVKRWAKVLVAITIIEVITGACMAYFSIPAFLQPIHLFLAVGAIGIQFILFLAINPPHGVLKKEQPVLKPEMI
- a CDS encoding cytochrome c oxidase subunit I, whose amino-acid sequence is MATANLDIHDGAHAHSHDHDHEHEHHELGFIRSYVFSEDHKVIAKQYLITGLIWAFIGGFLSILFRIQLGFPEAKLFWLKPLLGGWIDDSGKLDANFYLALVTMHGTIMVFFVLTAGLSGTFSNYLIPLQVGARDMASGFMNMLSFWFFFLSSVLMFGSLFLSTGPAGGGWTVYPPLSAVKTANPGSELGMTLWLVSMAFFIISQLLGGVNYVTTVINLRTKGMSFSRLPLTVWAFFITAIIGLLSFPVLFSAALLLIFDREFHTSFFLSDLYVAGQALDNRGGSPILFQHLFWFLGHPEVYIVLLPALGITSEIIATNSRKPIFGYRAMIVSMLAIMVLSFIVWAHHMFVTGMNPFLGSIFMFLTLIIAVPSAVKAFNYITTLWRGNIVFTPAMLFSIGLVSLFISGGLTGVALGNSAIDIQLHDTYFVVAHFHLVMGSASFFGMMAGVYHWFPKMFGRMMDEKLGYVHFWMTFIGVYMVFFPMHYIGIAGFPRRYYSFTNFDFSKSFTDLNMFISIAAIVTFSSQLIFAFNFFYSIFKGRKAPQNPWHSTTLEWTAPVNPGHGNWVGEIPTVYRWPYDYSKPGAQEDFIPQTVPYAATPESNLPHEVDDEELYTDTPEVKSAH